In the genome of Streptomyces sp. 846.5, the window GGCGGTCGGCGCCGAGCGACTGCAGCACGACGTAGTCCTGGTCCTTCTGCTCGTTCTGCAGGGCCGCGCTGGAGGGGGCCGGACGGCTCCGCAGCCGCTCGACCTCGGGCCGCAGCGCGCGCGCCCGGCGCGCGGCCCAGTCGGGCGCCGCGACCAGCACGGTCCCCGAGGCGTCGTACAGCGCCGCCCAGCCGCCGAGGCGCGCGGCCAGCCGGCGCACCAGCGCGGCGGTGCCGTCCTTGCCGAGCGCGGCCCGGGTCAGCTCCTCCTGGGCCTCAAAACTCGTGGTCACCGCCTGGTACTGCTCGGCGGCGAGAGCGGCGGTGACGGCCTTGCTGATGGCGATGAAAGGCGTCGGCTGCGGAACCTCCAGCAGCGGCAGCTCGCGCTCGGCCGCCGCCTCGACCAGGGCGGCGGGAACCTCCTGGTAGGACAGCCCGACCCCGATCCCCAGCCCGGCGACCCCGGCATCGGCCAGCCGGTGGACGTAGCGCCGCAGCTTCTCCTTCCCGCGGCCCAGCTTCAACCCGGTGGTGAGCAGCAGTTCGCCGCCTTCGAGGAAGGGCACCGGATCGTCCAGCTCGCTGGTGTGCACCCAGCGCACCGGGCGGCCCAGCTGCTCACCGCCCGCGAGCACGGTGAGGTGCAGCCCGGGTATCGCCACCAGCGACGACAGCGTGACGGCGGTGGCGCCGGAGGGGGTGGCGCTGGACGGGGTGGCGGCAGTGGCGCTGTGCTCGGTCATGTCACCTTCGACGAGGTCCGCAACTGGCCGCCGGGGACAACGGCCTGCCCCGATTCTGCCTCACCGTCGCACAGCCCCGCTCACGGAAGAACGGCGGTGACGGGGTGGCGACGGGATCGCGACAGGGCTACGACCGCAGGTCGACCAGCAGCGGCGGCACGGGTGTCCCGTCCACCGCCGTCAGCGAGAGGACCGCATGACCGCCCGGAAGCACCTGCGCCAGCTCCGAGGGCGACCACCGCCGGCGCTCCACCCGCCGGGTGGTGACGCTCTCGGTCTGCGCCCGCTCCCCCGCCAGTACCGTGCGGATCGCCCGCCAGGTCCGCTTGATCATTCCGCCGGAGGTGTCCGGCGCGCGGGTGACGTCCCGCTCGTCGACCCAGACCGTCCCCCAGGTCTCGGCGAACAGCGTGCCGTCCCAGGGGGCAAGGCCGGGGAAGGCCATCCTTCCGCCCACCGCGCCGAACAGCGGCGCCCGCAGGCTCTCCGGCAGGTCCGAGAGGGTGCGCAGCAGCAGTACCGCACCGGCGTGGGCGCCGCGCAGCCGCTGCAGGTCGCGGACGCTGTGGGTGTCGATCACGGCGGAGGCGTCGTCGACCACCAGGCCGGCGAAGAGGGAGCGGTCCTGCCGGGTACCTGCAGCGTGCAGGAACTGGCCGACGGCGAGACGGGCCAGGATCCGCGCCGCCTCGGGGTGGGCGTGCTCCGGAAGGGCGATCCGGACCCGGAGCGGGTGGTCGAGGGCGTGCATGGCGAACAGCGGGAGTCCGGCGTCCTGGGCGGCGGCGGTACGGGCGGAGCCACGGCTGGGGGCGGAGGCGGCGGGGGCGGCGTTGAAGCAGCCGGCGAAGACCGGCCGGTCCAGCAGGCTGAGCCGGTCGGCCAGCAGCCCGCCGGGGTCGTCGATCTGACCGTGCATCCGCTCCCGCTGGGCCAGGTCGTACTGATGATCGGTCAGCTGCCCGGATGCCCGCAGCGCCTCGCGCAGTCCCGCCCAGGCGTCGGCGTCGCCGCGCAGCAGCAGGCAGAGCTCGCGCAGTCCGGGCGCCCGGCCGTGCGCCGCCGCGAAGGGGCCGACGACCTGCTGCAGCGCCTGACGCGCGAGCGTGGCGCGCGGCGCCAGCTCCTCCGGGAGCAGCGCGTCCGCCAGCCGGGCCGCGCCCTCGTCGGGGCGGCGGGCTCCGCCGTAGAGGTCGAGCCCGTAGCGACCGCGCGGATCGCCGGGCGCCACCACCACGTCGTACCAGGAGTCGGGGCCGAGATCGGCGTCCGCGGCACCGACCACCACGGCCACCGCGGTCCCGGCCAGCGCCTGGAGGCACAGCGTCTCCGCCACCGGGCGGGCCAGCCTGGCCGTCTTCCCGGTCCCTGACGGACCGACGGCCAGCAGCGAGGTGCCGAGCAGGGTCGGGTCGAGGGCAAGGTCGACGCCGCGGTAGGCCGGAGGGTTCTTGGGCACGTCCTGGGCCGAGCCCAGCCGGATCTGACGGAGCAGCAGGTCGTTGCCCGGGCCACGGGCGGGCAGGTCACGCGCCCCGGAGGGGTGGGCGCAGGCGGCCGAGCCATGGTCCCGTACCGCGTCGAGCAGCGCGGCCAGACGGTCCGGGTAGTCGCGGACGCACTCCAGCGCGCGGTTCAGCCGCTGGTGGTCGACGTCGCTCACCCGGCCGGCGGCCGTCTCCTGCTCCAGCAGGGCCAGCCCGCCGGGCTCCGCGAAAGGTCGGAAGGCCCACCAGGGATCCACGATCTGGGGCCGGCCGTCGGCCTGCGCGGGGATGACCGCCTTCTTCTCGGTGGCGCTCACCGCCCGGCGCACCAGCGGACGTCCGTAGCGGCGCCAGACCAGGGACCAACGGCCCATCCGGCCGAAGACCTTGATCAGCAGCGCGACCTCCAGCAGGTCCACCAGCCAGGTGGTGAAGGTCAGTCCGCCACCCTCACCCACCTTGGGGACCACGAAGCCGCGGATCTCGACGTTGACCAGGCTGCCCAGGTAGTAGAAGACCTCCCAGGCGACCACCAGGTTCAGCGCGGCGCGCAGCAGCAGCTGCCAGGCGGGGATCCCCGCGCCCTCCTCGTCCCGCTGCTCCTGAGGCGTCCGCGCCGCCGGGCCGAGCGCGTACATCCCCGGCGTACCGGAGTGGCGGGGCGCCGAGAGCCAGCCGATCAGGTCGAAGCCCCGGTGCGGAACCGGGCGATCGGAGATCTGGTCGGAAGTCTGTGGGTACGCCTGCGGCGCGCCGCCCAGTGCCATTGCTGTCCGCTCCCTCGCGCCTGCCAAGACCCTCAATCTAGTGGACGACGGCAATCCCGAGCAGAGGCACGACGGCAGGCGCGAGGGTGCCCGGCCATGCCCGGCCATGCCCGGCGATGTCCGACCAGGACAACTCCTACCCGCGCACCACTCCCCCGCGGCGTATGCGACGCCCATCGTCCCGCCGTAGCCTGCGAGAGTACGAGGCGCGATCGGCGCCGAAGCCCCCATCACTCCCTGGGAGACCTCACATGAGCGCTGCTCCGTCCAGCGCCGGGCAGCTGCCCGGCGGCCCCTCGCTCCCCCAGGAGCGCCGCCTCGTCACCGCCGTCCCCGGCCCCAAGTCGCAGGAGTTGCAGGCCCGCAAGCTGGCCGCGGTCGCGGCGGGCGTCGGCACCACCCTCCCGGTCTACATCACCCGTGCGGGTGGCGGCGTGGTCGAGGACGTGGACGGCAACTCCCTGATCGACTTCGGTGCGGGCATCGCGGTCACCAACGTCGGCAACAGCGCCCAGGCCGTGGTGGACCGCGCGACCGCGCAGCTGGCCGCGTTCACCCACACCTGTTTCATGGTCACCCCCTACGAGGGCTACGTGGCCGTCGCCGAGCAGCTCAACGAGCTGACGCCGGGCGACCACGAGAAGCGCAGCGCGCTTTTCAACTCCGGCGCCGAGGCCGTCGAGAACGCCGTGAAGATCGCCCGCGCCTACACCAAGCGCACCGCCGTCGTGGTCTTCGACCACGGCTACCACGGCCGCACCAACCTCACCATGGGCATGACGGCGAAGAACATGCCGTACAAGCAGGGCTTCGGGCCGTTCGCCCCCGAGGTCTACCGCGTCCCGGTCGCCTACCCGTACCGCTGGCTCACCGGCGCGGAGAACGCCGCCACCGATGCCGCCGCGCAGGCCATCGACATGATCAACAAGCAGATCGGCGCCGAGAACGTCGCCGCCATCGTGATCGAGCCGATCCTCGGCGAGGGCGGCTTCATCGAGCCGGCCAAGGGCTTCCTGCCGACGATCGTCGAGTTCGCCAAGGCCAACGGCATCGTCTTCGTCGCGGACGAGATCCAGACCGGCTTCTGCCGCACGGGCCAGTGGTTCGCCTGCGAGGACGAGGGCATCGTCCCCGACCTGATCACCACCGCCAAGGGCATCGCGGGCGGCCTGCCGCTCGCCGCCGTCACCGGCCGCGCCGAGATCATGGACGCCGCCCACGCCGGCGGCCTCGGCGGCACCTACGGCGGCAACCCGGTCGCCTGCGCCGCCGCGCTCGGCTCGATCGAGACCATGAAGGAGCTCGACCTCAACGCCAGGGCCCAGGCCATCGGCGCGACCATGCTGCCGCGCCTGCGCGCGATGCAGGAGAAGTTCGACATCATCGGCGACGTCCGCGGGCGTGGTGCGATGATCGCCGTCGAGCTGGTCAAGCCCGGCAGCAAGGACCCCAACCCGGAGGCGACCGCCGCGCTCGCCAAGGCCTGCCACGCCGAGGGCCTGCTGGTCCTCACCGCCGGCACCTACAGCAATGTGCTGCGCTTCCTGCCGCCGCTGGTCATGCCGGAGCACCTGCTCAACGAGGGCCTGGACATCCTGGAGACGGCCTTCGCCGGGCTGTGAACCCGCCCACGGGGCCGACCGTCAGCGTCCGCACCGTCTTCCCCACGCCACGGCGTGAAGAAGGTGTGCGGACCTGATGGCGGGTGGGTGAGACGTGCAGCCGCACCCACACCTGTGACGTACTGTCATGACAGATGGAGAAGCAGCGCCCGTCGGTGACTGACCCTCACCGGCGACACACCGCCGAGGACACCACAGCGGACTCCGGTCCGCCACCCCTCAGCCGATCGACCGTTCGCCGCGCCCAAACCCCCCGGGCCACGCGGACCGGCGATCACCACAGCCACCCCGGGGCTCTCCCCCCTGCTCCGGGGTGGCTTCTCCATGCCCTGACGAAGGTCCTGGCATCGCTGTGGTTCCCCGTCTCGCTGCTCGTCGTCCTGGCCGTGACCACCGAACAGGTTGTCACCAAGGGACCGCTGCTGGGTCTCGACACCTGGATCCGCGACCATGTGCTCACCCTGGTGTCCGAGAACCCCTACCCGAGCCTGGACCAGCTCGCCGAAAACTGGGCCAACATGGGCGACACCAGGGCGGCAGCCCCCGTGCTGATCCTTGCCACCGTCGCCGCGGCGGTCCGGACACGCTCCTGGAAGCCGGTGCTCGCCTCGGTGCTGGCGGGGACAGCCCTGTTCTCCACCGTCATCCCCGGCAAAATCATCATTGGCCGCCCCGGCCCCGAAGGCGCGCCTGTCCTCCCGGGCCAGTGGGGCTGGTTCCCCTCAGGCCACACCAGCACCGCCGGAATCTGCTACGGCACCGCGGCGTGGCTGATCGGCATCTGCCTCCTCAGCGCCCAACCCCGCCTGCGCCGAACCCTCTACGCCGCGACAGCCGCCCTCTGCACCGGCGTCGGCGTCTGTCTGATCTGGCGCGACTACCACTGGTTCCTGGACGTACTCGCCGGCTGGTCCCTCACCGGCCTGACCCTTTGGTGCCTGACCCGCTGGGGGTCTCGGCCGACGACGGGTCGACGGACAGGCAGGTAGAAGCTGCGGGCGGCTGACGAACGTCGCTTCGGCGCGGGTGGTCGGTGGGTGCCGGATGCGTCTGGCTGCCGAGCCCCCGTCCCGACCCCGTCTCCGACGTGCGTGTTCGCTCCCGGTGATCCACCATCACTTCCGTGGGGCGCGTTGGTGTGTGGGTGGCTGGGGTGGGGCGTGCAGAAACGTTCCTGCCGGGGCCGGGGGTGGTTTTGGGGTCACTGCCTGTACGTTCGGGTCACTCCTTCGACATCAAACCCGGACATAGCGGTCATGATCCGTCTGACGAGTGACCCAAAAGCATGGGCAGTGACCCCAAAAGCGCCGCCCCCGACAGGAACGTTTCTGCACCCCGCCACGCGCGCCCGGGAACGGCGCCCGGCCCGGGTCTGGCTCCCCCGCTGTTGTTGGCCCGCAAGCGGAGCGAGCAACAGCAACAAGCCACGGGCGGGGGTGGGCGGCATCGGTGGCGCCATGTAAGCCACCCACCCTTGCCGCCGGCCCGCAGTGGCGTCCGGCCTCCCCATCCACTTGGTGGGGGAACGCAGGTAAGCCCCCTGACCGGTGGTCAGGGGGCTTACCTGGAATGGTTGTTCGGCGGCGTCCTACTCTCCCACAGGGTCCCCCCTGCAGTACCATCGGCGCTGTGAGGCTTAGCTTCCGGGTTCGGGATGTTACCGGGCGTTTCCCTCACGCTATGACCACCGAAACCCTATCGGGTGTTCAGCGAACACTCTCTTCAATTGTGATGTGCCATCGAAATGGCACGTTCACCGGGGCTGTTCGCAACCCGGGAACTGCACAGTGGACGCGTAGCAGCTATGGTCAAGCCCTCGGCCTATTAGTACCGGTCAGCTCCACCCCTTGCGGGGCTTCCACATCCGGCCTATCAACCCAGTCGTCTACTGGGAGCCTTACCCACTCGATGGTGGTGGGAGTCCTCATCTCGAAGCAGGCTTCCCGCTTAGATGCTTTCAGCGGTTATCCCTCCCGAACGTAGCCAACCAGCCATGCCCTTGGCAGGACAACTGGCACACCAGAGGTTCGTCCGTCCCGGTCCTCTCGTACTAGGGACAGCCCTTCTCAAGACTCCTGCGCGCGCAGCGGATAGGGACCGAACTGTCTCACGACGTTCTAAACCCAGCTCGCGTACCGCTTTAATGGGCGAACAGCCCAACCCTTGGGACCTACTCCAGCCCCAGGATGCGACGAGCCGACATCGAGGTGCCAAACCATCCCGTCGATATGGACTCTTGGGGAAGATCAGCCTGTTATCCCCGGGGTACCTTTTATCCGTTGAGCGACGGCGCTTCCACAAGCCACCGCCGGATCACTAGTCCCTGCTTTCGCACCTGCTCGACCCGTCGGTCTCACAGTCAAGCTCCCTTGTGCACTTACACTCAACACCTGATTGCCAACCAGGCTGAGGGAACCTTTGGGCGCCTCCGTTACATTTTAGGAGGCAACCGCCCCAGTTAAACTACCCACCAGACACTGTCCCTGATCCGGATCACGGACCCAGGTTAGACATCCAGCACGACCAGAGTGGTATTTCAACGACGACTCCACAACCACTGGCGTGGCCGCTTCACAGTCTCCCACCTATCCTACACAAGCCGAACCGAACACCAATATCAAGCTATAGTAAAGGTCCCGGGGTCTTTCCGTCCTGCTGCGCGAAACGAGCATCTTTACTCGTAATGCAATTTCACCGGGCCTATGGTTGAGACAGTCGAGAAGTCGTTACGCCATTCGTGCAGGTCGGAACTTACCCGACAAGGAATTTCGCTACCTTAGGATGGTTATAGTTACCACCGCCGTTTACTGGCGCTTAAGTTCTCAGCCTCGCCCCGTCGAAACAGAGCTAACCGGTCCCCTTAACGTTCCAGCACCGGGCAGGCGTCAGTCCGTATACATCGCCTTACGGCTTCGCACGGACCTGTGTTTTTAGTAAACAGTCGCTTCTCGCTGGTCTCTGCGGCCGGCCCCAGCTCAGACAGTGAATGTCGTCACCAGCACCGGCCCCCCTTCTCCCGAAGTTACGGGGGCATTTTGCCGAGTTCCTTAACCATAGTTCACCCGAACGCCTCGGTATTCTCTACCTGACCACCTGAGTCGGTTTGGGGTACGGGCCGCCATGAAACTCGCTAGAGGCTTTTCTCGACAGCATAGGATCATCCACTTCACCACAATCGGCTCGGCATCAGGTCTCAGACTATGTGTTGTGCGGATTTGCCTGCACAACGTCCTACACCCTTACCCCGGGACAACCACCGCCCGGGCTGGACTACCTTCCTGCGTCACCCCATCGCTCACCTACTACCCTGTTGGGTCACCGGCTCCACCACTCCCCCTCGTCCGAAGACTCCGGGGCGGCTTCGCGGGTTTAGCATCCAGAGGTTCGACGTTGGCGCTTCAAAGCGGGTACGGGAATATCAACCCGTTGTCCATCGACTACGCCTGTCGGCCTCGCCTTAGGTCCCGACTTACCCTGGGCAGATCAGCTTGACCCAGGAACCCTTGGTCAATCGGCGCAAGAGTTTCCCACTCTTGTATCGCTACTCATGCCTGCATTCTCACTCGTGAACCGTCCACAACTCGTTTCCACGGCTGCTTCACCCGGCACACGACGCTCCCCTACCCATCACAACACCCGTTGGGGCTTCACGTTGCAATGACACGGCTTCGGCGGTGTACTTGAGCCCCGCTACATTGTCGGCGCGGAATCACTTGACCAGTGAGCTATTACGCACTCTTTAAAGGGTGGCTGCTTCTAAGCCAACCTCCTGGTTGTCTCTGCGACTCCACATCCTTTCCCACTTAGCACACGCTTAGGGGCCTTAGCCGGTGTTCTGGGCTGTTTCCCTCTCGACCATGGAGCTTATCCCCCACAGTCTCACTGCCGCGCTCTCACTTACCGGCATTCGGAGTTTGGCTAAGGTCAGTAACCCGGTGGGGCCCATCGCCTATCCAGTGCTCTACCTCCGGCAAGAAACACACGACGCTGCACCTAAATGCATTTCGGGGAGAACCAGCTATCACGGAGTTTGATTGGCCTTTCACCCCTAACCACAGGTCATCCCCCAGGTTTTCAACCCTGGTGGGTTCGGTCCTCCACACGGTCTTACCCGCGCTTCAACCTGCCCATGGCTAGATCACTCCGCTTCGGGTCTTGGGCGCGCTACTCAATCGCCCTATTCGGACTCGCTTTCGCTACGGCTACCCCACACGGGTTAACCTCGCAACACACCGCAAACTCGCAGGCTCATTCTTCAAAAGGCACGCAGTCACGACCAGTAAGGGCAAGCCCTCCTGGAGACGCTCCCACGGCTTGTAGGCACACGGTTTCAGGTACTATTTCACTCCGCTCCCGCGGTACTTTTCACCATTCCCTCACGGTACTGTCCGCTATCGGTCACTAGGGAATATTTAGGCTTAGCGGGTGGTCCCGCCAGATTCACACGGAATTTCTCGGGCTCCGTGCTACTTGGGAACATCACAAAGGAGCCGCCAGTGTTTCGTCTACGGGGGTCTTACCCTCTACGCCGGACCTTTCGCATGTCCTTCGACTACACCAACGGTTTCTGACTCCTCGCTGATCCGGCAGAATCAGCCTGTAAGTCCCACGACCCCAACCACGCAACCCCTGCCGGGTATCACACGTGACTGGTTTAGCCTCATCCGATTTCGCTCGCCACTACTCTCGGAATCACGGTTGTTTTCTCTTCCTGCGGGTACTGAGATGTTTCACTTCCCCGCGTTCCCTCCACACCGCCTATGTGTTCAGCAGCGGGTGACAGCCCATGACGACTGCCGGGTTTCCCCATTCGGACACCCCCGGATCAAAGCTCGGTTGACAGCTCCCCGGGGCCTATCGTGGCCTCCCACGTCCTTCATCGGTTCCTAGTGCCAAGGCATCCACCGTGCGCCCTTAAAAACTTGGCCACAGATGCTCGCGTCCACTGTGCAGTTCTCAAGCAACGACCAGCCACCCATCACCCCCACACCAACAGCGCGAGGTTCACTGGGGCCGGCACCGAAGACCCGACCATACGGCCGCGCCCTCAGGACCCAACAACGTGCCCGACCCGCAGGACCCACCGGACACCGCGCTCCACGCACCCAGGGGTGCAGTACTAGCGATCTCCGACGACCCTGCGTGCCGAATAGTCAACGTTCCACCCATGAGCGAACCAGCACCGGACAGTCGCCGGTGT includes:
- a CDS encoding ATP-binding protein, translating into MALGGAPQAYPQTSDQISDRPVPHRGFDLIGWLSAPRHSGTPGMYALGPAARTPQEQRDEEGAGIPAWQLLLRAALNLVVAWEVFYYLGSLVNVEIRGFVVPKVGEGGGLTFTTWLVDLLEVALLIKVFGRMGRWSLVWRRYGRPLVRRAVSATEKKAVIPAQADGRPQIVDPWWAFRPFAEPGGLALLEQETAAGRVSDVDHQRLNRALECVRDYPDRLAALLDAVRDHGSAACAHPSGARDLPARGPGNDLLLRQIRLGSAQDVPKNPPAYRGVDLALDPTLLGTSLLAVGPSGTGKTARLARPVAETLCLQALAGTAVAVVVGAADADLGPDSWYDVVVAPGDPRGRYGLDLYGGARRPDEGAARLADALLPEELAPRATLARQALQQVVGPFAAAHGRAPGLRELCLLLRGDADAWAGLREALRASGQLTDHQYDLAQRERMHGQIDDPGGLLADRLSLLDRPVFAGCFNAAPAASAPSRGSARTAAAQDAGLPLFAMHALDHPLRVRIALPEHAHPEAARILARLAVGQFLHAAGTRQDRSLFAGLVVDDASAVIDTHSVRDLQRLRGAHAGAVLLLRTLSDLPESLRAPLFGAVGGRMAFPGLAPWDGTLFAETWGTVWVDERDVTRAPDTSGGMIKRTWRAIRTVLAGERAQTESVTTRRVERRRWSPSELAQVLPGGHAVLSLTAVDGTPVPPLLVDLRS
- the gabT gene encoding 4-aminobutyrate--2-oxoglutarate transaminase, which encodes MSAAPSSAGQLPGGPSLPQERRLVTAVPGPKSQELQARKLAAVAAGVGTTLPVYITRAGGGVVEDVDGNSLIDFGAGIAVTNVGNSAQAVVDRATAQLAAFTHTCFMVTPYEGYVAVAEQLNELTPGDHEKRSALFNSGAEAVENAVKIARAYTKRTAVVVFDHGYHGRTNLTMGMTAKNMPYKQGFGPFAPEVYRVPVAYPYRWLTGAENAATDAAAQAIDMINKQIGAENVAAIVIEPILGEGGFIEPAKGFLPTIVEFAKANGIVFVADEIQTGFCRTGQWFACEDEGIVPDLITTAKGIAGGLPLAAVTGRAEIMDAAHAGGLGGTYGGNPVACAAALGSIETMKELDLNARAQAIGATMLPRLRAMQEKFDIIGDVRGRGAMIAVELVKPGSKDPNPEATAALAKACHAEGLLVLTAGTYSNVLRFLPPLVMPEHLLNEGLDILETAFAGL
- a CDS encoding phosphatase PAP2 family protein, with the protein product MTTEQVVTKGPLLGLDTWIRDHVLTLVSENPYPSLDQLAENWANMGDTRAAAPVLILATVAAAVRTRSWKPVLASVLAGTALFSTVIPGKIIIGRPGPEGAPVLPGQWGWFPSGHTSTAGICYGTAAWLIGICLLSAQPRLRRTLYAATAALCTGVGVCLIWRDYHWFLDVLAGWSLTGLTLWCLTRWGSRPTTGRRTGR